One genomic region from Manis pentadactyla isolate mManPen7 chromosome 12, mManPen7.hap1, whole genome shotgun sequence encodes:
- the C12H19orf38 gene encoding protein HIDE1 isoform X1 has translation MGFPSSPQSCPFSRPGVLFGGEKKNSPSPDPLVHLSLPSAELWPPRRRWRQAVGRAGPSQTSQPNSGEAMPWTVLLFAAGSLAIPAPSILLMPPYPSSPEDPIHITCMAPNGFPGANFTLYCGGQVVQLLQAPADQLRVTFNLSSGRDAPGGTFRCQYGVLGEHRQPQLSDLSESVQVSFLASAWILALCLSLAGALLLLIGLVTVAVVVRKVTVKRLQKKRERESCWAQVAFTNTDMSFDNSLFAISMKMSEENAATLDACSGSAETPGHVGPRKRPTSTSSSPEIPEFSTFRACQ, from the exons ATGGGTTTCCCAAGCAGCCCACAGTCCTGCCCTTTCTCACGCCCAGGAGTTCTGTTCGGTGGGGAGAAAAAGAACAGCCCCTCCCCCGACCCTCTGGTCCATTTGTCCCTCCCATCTGCGGAACTGTGGCCACCAAG GAGGAGGTGGCGGCAAGCCGTGGGCCGCGCTGGCCCCAGCCAGACTTCCCAGCCAAACTCGGGAGAAGCGATGCCCTGGACTGTCCTGCTCTTTGCAGCTG GCTCCTTGGCGATTCCAGCGCCGTCCATCCTGCTGATGCCCCCGTACCCCAGCAGCCCAGAGGACCCCATCCACATCACCTGCATGGCCCCCAATGGCTTTCCGGGTGCGAATTTCACACTGTACTGTGGGGGACAGGTGGTCCAGCTCCTGCAGGCCCCCGCAGACCAGCTCAGGGTCACCTTCAACCTGAGCAGTGGCAGGGACGCTCCAGGGGGCACATTCCGGTGCCAGTACGGGGTGCTGGGCGAGCACAGGCAGCCGCAGCTGTCAGACCTCAGCGAGTCCGTGCAAGTCTCCTTCCTAG CGTCCGCTTGGATCCTGGCCCTCTGCTTGAGCCTGGCTggggccctcctcctcctcattggGCTGGTGACTGTTGCCGTGGTGGTCAGGAAAG TTACAGTAAAAAGATTGCAGAAGAAAAG AGAGCGAGAATCCTGCTGGGCCCAGGTCGCCTTCACCAACACAG ACATGTCCTTTGATAACTCCCTGTTTGCCATCTCAATG AAAATGTCAGAAGAAAACGCAGCCACCCTGGATGCTTGCTCCGGCTCTGCGGAGACACCTGGCCACGTGGGGCCCCGGAAGAGGCCCACCTCCACATCATCCTCGCCCGAGATCCCCGAGTTCAGCACTTTCCGGGCCTGCCAGTGA
- the C12H19orf38 gene encoding protein HIDE1 isoform X2 encodes MGFPSSPQSCPFSRPGVLFGGEKKNSPSPDPLVHLSLPSAELWPPRRRWRQAVGRAGPSQTSQPNSGEAMPWTVLLFAAGSLAIPAPSILLMPPYPSSPEDPIHITCMAPNGFPGANFTLYCGGQVVQLLQAPADQLRVTFNLSSGRDAPGGTFRCQYGVLGEHRQPQLSDLSESVQVSFLVTVKRLQKKRERESCWAQVAFTNTDMSFDNSLFAISMKMSEENAATLDACSGSAETPGHVGPRKRPTSTSSSPEIPEFSTFRACQ; translated from the exons ATGGGTTTCCCAAGCAGCCCACAGTCCTGCCCTTTCTCACGCCCAGGAGTTCTGTTCGGTGGGGAGAAAAAGAACAGCCCCTCCCCCGACCCTCTGGTCCATTTGTCCCTCCCATCTGCGGAACTGTGGCCACCAAG GAGGAGGTGGCGGCAAGCCGTGGGCCGCGCTGGCCCCAGCCAGACTTCCCAGCCAAACTCGGGAGAAGCGATGCCCTGGACTGTCCTGCTCTTTGCAGCTG GCTCCTTGGCGATTCCAGCGCCGTCCATCCTGCTGATGCCCCCGTACCCCAGCAGCCCAGAGGACCCCATCCACATCACCTGCATGGCCCCCAATGGCTTTCCGGGTGCGAATTTCACACTGTACTGTGGGGGACAGGTGGTCCAGCTCCTGCAGGCCCCCGCAGACCAGCTCAGGGTCACCTTCAACCTGAGCAGTGGCAGGGACGCTCCAGGGGGCACATTCCGGTGCCAGTACGGGGTGCTGGGCGAGCACAGGCAGCCGCAGCTGTCAGACCTCAGCGAGTCCGTGCAAGTCTCCTTCCTAG TTACAGTAAAAAGATTGCAGAAGAAAAG AGAGCGAGAATCCTGCTGGGCCCAGGTCGCCTTCACCAACACAG ACATGTCCTTTGATAACTCCCTGTTTGCCATCTCAATG AAAATGTCAGAAGAAAACGCAGCCACCCTGGATGCTTGCTCCGGCTCTGCGGAGACACCTGGCCACGTGGGGCCCCGGAAGAGGCCCACCTCCACATCATCCTCGCCCGAGATCCCCGAGTTCAGCACTTTCCGGGCCTGCCAGTGA
- the C12H19orf38 gene encoding protein HIDE1 isoform X3: MPWTVLLFAAGSLAIPAPSILLMPPYPSSPEDPIHITCMAPNGFPGANFTLYCGGQVVQLLQAPADQLRVTFNLSSGRDAPGGTFRCQYGVLGEHRQPQLSDLSESVQVSFLASAWILALCLSLAGALLLLIGLVTVAVVVRKVTVKRLQKKRERESCWAQVAFTNTDMSFDNSLFAISMKMSEENAATLDACSGSAETPGHVGPRKRPTSTSSSPEIPEFSTFRACQ, translated from the exons ATGCCCTGGACTGTCCTGCTCTTTGCAGCTG GCTCCTTGGCGATTCCAGCGCCGTCCATCCTGCTGATGCCCCCGTACCCCAGCAGCCCAGAGGACCCCATCCACATCACCTGCATGGCCCCCAATGGCTTTCCGGGTGCGAATTTCACACTGTACTGTGGGGGACAGGTGGTCCAGCTCCTGCAGGCCCCCGCAGACCAGCTCAGGGTCACCTTCAACCTGAGCAGTGGCAGGGACGCTCCAGGGGGCACATTCCGGTGCCAGTACGGGGTGCTGGGCGAGCACAGGCAGCCGCAGCTGTCAGACCTCAGCGAGTCCGTGCAAGTCTCCTTCCTAG CGTCCGCTTGGATCCTGGCCCTCTGCTTGAGCCTGGCTggggccctcctcctcctcattggGCTGGTGACTGTTGCCGTGGTGGTCAGGAAAG TTACAGTAAAAAGATTGCAGAAGAAAAG AGAGCGAGAATCCTGCTGGGCCCAGGTCGCCTTCACCAACACAG ACATGTCCTTTGATAACTCCCTGTTTGCCATCTCAATG AAAATGTCAGAAGAAAACGCAGCCACCCTGGATGCTTGCTCCGGCTCTGCGGAGACACCTGGCCACGTGGGGCCCCGGAAGAGGCCCACCTCCACATCATCCTCGCCCGAGATCCCCGAGTTCAGCACTTTCCGGGCCTGCCAGTGA